The proteins below are encoded in one region of Belonocnema kinseyi isolate 2016_QV_RU_SX_M_011 chromosome 5, B_treatae_v1, whole genome shotgun sequence:
- the LOC117172648 gene encoding probable maleylacetoacetate isomerase 2, whose protein sequence is MSVMGKPVLYSYWRSSCSWRVRIALNLKEIPYDIKPISLVKSGGEQHSNEFREINPMEQVPALHIDNHTLIESLNILQYLEETRPHRPLMPADPVKRARVREICEVIASGIQPLQNLVVLIYVGEERKKEWAQHWITRGFTAVEKLLSSSAGKYCVGDEITLADCCLVPQIFNARRFHVDLRPFPTILRVDRHLENHPAFTAAHPNNQPDCPPEATK, encoded by the exons ATGTCCGTCATGGGAAAG cCGGTTCTCTACTCATATTGGCGGAGCTCTTGTTCTTGGAGGGTGCGAATTG cgttgaatttgaaagaaataccCTATGATATAAAACCCATAAGTTTAGTAAAGAGTGGGGGAGAACAACATAGTAACGAATTTCGAGAAATAAATCCTATGGAGCAGGTACCTGCCCTTCACATCGACAATCACACGTTAATTGAATCT TTGAACATTCTTCAATATTTGGAAGAAACTAGACCGCATCGTCCTCTCATGCCAGCGGATCCAGTAAAAAGAGCAAGAGTTCGAGAAATCTGCGAAGTGATTGCGAGCGGAATTCAACCCCTTCAAAATCTGGTAGTTCTTATTTACGTTGGGGAAGAACGAAAAAAGGAATGGGCACAACACTGGATCACTCGAGGCTTTACAG ccgttgaaaaattattgtcatCGAGCGCAGGAAAATATTGCGTAGGCGACGAGATAACTTTAGCGGATTGCTGTTTGGTGCCACAAATTTTCAACGCCAGAAGGTTTCACGTAGATCTGAGACCTTTCCCTACAATTTTGCGGGTAGATCGTCACCTGGAAAATCATCCGGCTTTCACTGCCGCTCACCCCAATAACCAGCCCGATTGTCCACCTGAGGCAACCAAGTAG